The stretch of DNA AGCCTTTGATTCTTCCCTCGGCGGATCCATCATAGCGATCAAACCAAGAAATACCAGATGGTTCTCATCTTCTGTCGTCAATACATGCTTCTCCGGAATTTCACGATAGGTAAATGCCAGTACCCGTAACCCTTCCATTGAAAATTCCTGATTCTGGCGCTGGATCTTTTCTTTATCTGCTTCTGTGATTTCCCGAACTCCGTCCTTTGTCCAAATTCTGTCTGTCAGCTCCAGAAGCCGGTCAACCGCACCTTTTACGATCATCCGGTTCTCACCATCAATTCTGTGAAGCGTTGACATCATCTTACGGTCACTGTCAAAGGGAAGCTCTCCTTCTCTTTGATAAAGCTTTCTTACACCTGCAGCCTCAATTCCGTACCGGCTGCCCAGATTGATCAATGCCGTTTCCGTCGGATCTCCGATCTCCACTCCATTTTCATTTGTTGAATCATTACATAAAATGCTGTAGTCCAAAAGACATCTCTGCGCCGGATCTGCTACATCAATTGCATCTGCTGTGATTCTTTTTCCATCAATATAATAATCTTCTACTGTCATTTTGTTCTGTGTGAGTGTTCCGGTCTTATCCGAGCAGATAACAGAAACGCTTCCAAGACCTTCCACAGCCTGGAGCTTACGAATGATCGCGTGCTCCTTTGCCATCTTCTGTGTTCCGAAAGAAAGGACGATCGTCACGATGGAGCTTAAAGCTTCCGGAATCGCTGCGACTGCAAGTGCTACTGCAAACATAAATGCACTGCTAATCTTCTCACCGCGGAATACACTGATCGCAAACAGAATTCCGCAAAATATCAGAATCAGAATGGAAAGCTTCTTTCCAAAATCATCCAAATTCGCCTGAAGTGGCGTCTGTTTTTCCGAAGTCGATTTCAGAAGTCCCGCAATCTTTCCAACCTCTGTCTGCATTCCTACATTCGTTACAACCGCTCTGCCACGCCCATATGTGACAAAGCTTCCGGAAAACAGCATATTTGTCCGATCACCAAGCGGTGCTTCCTCCAAAATAATGTCCATACTCTTTTCAACCGCAAGACTTTCTCCGGTAAGAGCACTTTCATCGACCTTAAGACTTGCATTTTCAATCAATCTTCCATCCGCAGGGATCATATCACCTGCTTCAAGAAGGATCACATCTCCTACAACCAGTTCTCTTGCCGGAAGCTGTACCGCCACACCATCACGCAATACTTTTGCCTCCGGACCGGCAAGCTTCTTTAAACTCTGCAGAGACTGCTCAGCCTTTACGGTCTGCACGGTTCCCAAAATCGCATTGATCGTAATAACGATCACGATAACTGCTGCACTTTCCACATCTCCAAGCATACCGGATATCACTGCCGATGCGATCAGGATCAGCACCAGAAAATCCTTATACTGTTCAAAAAAGATCTGCAAAATACTTTTTTTCTTTCCTTCTGCAAGCTCATTCCATCCGCACTTCTCTCTGGACCGTCTGACCTGTTCATCGGTAAGCCCTGATTCCCTGCTTTCCACACGCTCGAGAACTTCTTCTGCTGTCTGCTGATAAATTTCTTTCATTACCTTTGCCTCCTTTTTTGCAAATATTCACCAACTGTAATTTTTTTATGCAATAAAGGATTTTTTGATAAAATGATATAAAAAAAGAAACCCTTATTGCATAACAAAAATGCAATAAAAGTCTCACCATTTCCCTGCAGCGCCGGATGTTTCCACCGTACTGACGACACTGCAAACGCAGATTTCCAAACGTAGGTTACTCCCCTTTATCAGTTTTAATAGTATAACAGAATCGGTACCTCTGTCAAGGATAAAAATCAAAGCCCCATGACAAACGCATGAATGATTATCTGCCATCAATCCTTTTTTCATCCATTTTTAAACTTCAGAGCTGTTGTAAAATATCCGATGATATCATTCCCATAACACGTCTGATCGTATCATGGGATGGGATCCCATTCTTTAATTCAATATACCTACGCAGATAATCCTGATAATTTTCCGCCGGTATTTCAACGACCACACCATATGGTAATTAATATTACACACAAGTCCTGTAATGTAATAGATTTTCTTTCATACATATAGTATAACATAACGAGTAGAAATGTACGATAAAAAAACAAATATATTTTCAAATAACATAAAAAAGATGCGTTGCGATAACTTTTTCATTACCTTAACACATCCTTTCGTATTATTATTTTTTACTACTCT from Blautia sp. SC05B48 encodes:
- a CDS encoding cation-translocating P-type ATPase — encoded protein: MKEIYQQTAEEVLERVESRESGLTDEQVRRSREKCGWNELAEGKKKSILQIFFEQYKDFLVLILIASAVISGMLGDVESAAVIVIVITINAILGTVQTVKAEQSLQSLKKLAGPEAKVLRDGVAVQLPARELVVGDVILLEAGDMIPADGRLIENASLKVDESALTGESLAVEKSMDIILEEAPLGDRTNMLFSGSFVTYGRGRAVVTNVGMQTEVGKIAGLLKSTSEKQTPLQANLDDFGKKLSILILIFCGILFAISVFRGEKISSAFMFAVALAVAAIPEALSSIVTIVLSFGTQKMAKEHAIIRKLQAVEGLGSVSVICSDKTGTLTQNKMTVEDYYIDGKRITADAIDVADPAQRCLLDYSILCNDSTNENGVEIGDPTETALINLGSRYGIEAAGVRKLYQREGELPFDSDRKMMSTLHRIDGENRMIVKGAVDRLLELTDRIWTKDGVREITEADKEKIQRQNQEFSMEGLRVLAFTYREIPEKHVLTTEDENHLVFLGLIAMMDPPREESKAAVAECIKAGIRPVMITGDHKITAAAIAKRIGILHDLSEACEGADIENMSDEQLREFVPNISVYARVSPEHKIRIVRAWQEKGMIVAMTGDGVNDAPALKQADIGVAMGVTGTEVAKDAAAMVLTDDNFATIVKAVENGRNLYQNIKYAIQFLLSGNFGAILAVLCASLAGLPVPFAPVHLLFINLLTDSLPAIALGVEPHSSEVMNEKPRSADESILTKDFLGKIGLEGLVIGMMTMIGFLTGYNQNGALLGSTYAFGTLCLARLFHGFNCKSDHPVIFTKRFFNNKWLQGAFALGAVLITVVLTVPGFHLLFKVETLDLMQLGCVYLYAFASLPIIQMLKWIRMKLKKREEK
- a CDS encoding transposase family protein, whose translation is MVVEIPAENYQDYLRRYIELKNGIPSHDTIRRVMGMISSDILQQL